In Actinobacillus equuli, the genomic stretch AAGGTCTTAACAAGTATAAAGAATTACTTGAAAAAGACGGTATTTCTGCTGAAGAATTGGCTGTTTTACTCGGTAGTGTGTCTGAGCGTAAAAAACGTGAACCACGTCCACCTCGCCCTGCGAAATATAAATTTATTGATGAAAACGGTAATGAAAAAACTTGGACGGGTCAAGGTCGTACACCGAGTCCAATCCAAAAAGCATTAAATGCAGGCAAATCATTAGAAGATTTTGCTATTTAATCAACATCTCATTATAAGGGGGCGATTTAGCCCCCTATTTTTTACCTCAAACTAAGTATTTATTTAAATAAAACTTTCGTTTTGAAATATAACTCGAAATATTCAAAAGATATTATTATTTCATTTATTAAGTTAAATATTATTTTATTTAATAAATTAAATATATATTTCACTTATTAAATTCCTCTCTTATATTATTTATAGCTTATCCAATAATATTTACTAAATTTAAGCATTATAAATACCCTGTCTTCCTATACATACCTTCTACCACTTACTAGTGCTAACCATTTAGGGTTAATTTTAAATTTATGTTAAAATCTGCATTTTTTTGTTGTTTTATTTTTAAGCAATTAAACAATAAAAGTGTGATCATGCTCATAATTTGAAACAAACACACTATTCTTTTACAAAAACTCACATACAATGCTCATACCCCAAAAGTTAACATTTTTTTAACTTATAACATCATTATCGCTTTGCGAGGTTTTTATGGCTCTCTTCCTTAGTATATTTCCAATTGTTTTACTCATTTACTTAATGGTAAAACGTAACGCATTACCATCCTATGTCGCTCTTCCTTGGGTTGCCGTAGTGGTTTTAATTATTCACCTTTTATTCTTTGCCACGGATATTACTGTTATCAGTGCAAATATCGCTTCAGCGATAATGTCGGTATTAACCCCAATTACCGTTATTTTTGGTGCGATTCTATTTAACCGTTTCTCTGAAGCATCAGGTGTGACTAACACATTACGTAAATGGCTAGGTACGATTAACCCTAATCCGGTTGCACAGCTTATGATTATCGGTTGGGCATTTGCATTTATGATCGAAGGTGCGAGTGGTTTCGGTACGCCGGCAGCAATTGCAGCCCCAATTCTCGTAGGTTTAGGCTTTAATCCGATTAAAGTAGCTATTCTGGCATTAGTAATGAACTCTGTCCCGGTATCATTCGGGGCGGTAGGTACGCCAACTTGGTTCGGTTTCGGTTCATTAAATTTAGCCGAAGCACAAATTCTTGAAATCGGTTCAATGACAGCGCTTATCCATGCCTTTGCAGCATTAGTGATTCCAGTAATTGCACTAAGCTTTATCGTAAGCTGGAAAGAAATTCGTCAAAATATCGTATTCATTTACTTAAGCGTATTTGCTTGTGTAATTCCTTATTTCTTCCTTGCACAAGTAAACTATGAGTTCCCATCATTAGTCGGTGGTGCAATCGGTATGTTTATTTCAATTTTCCTTGCCAATAAAGGCGTAGGCTTAGCAAAAGTTGAAAATACTTTAGAAGGTTCTGTACCACTAAAAGAAGTGGCAAAAGCTCTACTTCCAACCGGCTTATTAATTGGTTTCTTAATCGTAACTCGTATCCAACAGTTACCGTTTAAAGCAATGATGAACGACACTACAACTTGGATCAGCACTCAATTAGGTTCATTAGGTCAATTTGAAATCAGTGAAGGTTTAATCTTTAGCTTAAAAAATATCTTTGGTACGACCGTAAGTGCAAATTATAAATTACTTTATGTACCTGCATTAATTCCGTTCGTCATTACCGTATTAATTTGTATTCCGTTATTTGCTTTAAGCGGTGCTAAAGTGAAAGAAGTATTTTCAGGTAGCTTCAAACAAACGAAAAACCCGTTTATCGCATTAGTCGGTGCGTTAATCATGGTGAACTTAATGTTAGTCGGTAACGACGGCTCAATGGTAAAAATCATCGGTAAGAGCTTTGCTGCGGCAACCGGTGAATATTGGACAATCTTCGCTTCATACTTAGGTGCGGTAGGTGCGTTCTTCTCCGGTTCTAACACGGTTTCTAACTTAACCTTCGGTAGCGTACAGTTATCAACCGCAGAAATTACCGGTTTATCCACCTCATTAGTACTTGCATTACAATCCGTAGGCGGTGCAATGGGTAACATGGTATGTATTAACAATATCGTTGCGGTAAACTCTGTATTGAATATCCAAAACCAAGAAGGTGCGATTATTAAGAAAACTGTAGTACCAATGTTTATCTACGGTGTTATCGCTGCCGTTGTTGCATTAACAGTTATTCCTCTCTTCTTTAACGTTTAACATTAAAGTAGTAGAGCAAAAAGATAGCAAGGCGTGCTACACTACGCCTTGTTTAAGCGGTTAAATTTAACCTCTTTTTTACAAATTATTAATCAAAAGGAAGTCCAACGACTTCCTTTTGTCATTTATAGCTTTCTAAATACGATTATTTCTTATTTTTATTTAAGTGGGAGTTCTTTATGAACGTAAATTTCTATGTCACCTGTATTGCAGATATCGTCAAAGCAGGTGTGGCAAAAAACAGTGTATTATTACTTGAAAAACTTGGCTGTAATGTCATTTTCTTAGAAAAACAAGGCTGCTGCGGACAACCGGCAATTAACAGCGGTTATGCAAAAGAAGCGATTAGCGGTATGAAAACACTGGTAGAAACCTTTGAAGTCAATGACTACCCTATCGTTGCACCAGCCGGTTCTTGTGTTTATGCCATTAAGAATTATCCTGAATACTTCAATCGCTTCGGCGAAGCTGAATGGGCGAAACGCGCGGAAAAAGTCGCCGCACGTTTTTACGACTTGACTGATTTTATCGTGAACGTTTTAAAAGTAGAAAACGTTGGCGCTCGCCTTACCGGTAAAGCGGTTTACCACCCTTCTTGCAGCTTAACTCGCAAACTCGGTGTTGTGAATGAACCTCTCACGCTTCTACAAAATGTTAAAGGTTTAGAACTTTTACCTATCCATAACCAACAAACTTGCTGCGGTTTCGGTGGCACATTCTCAGTAAAAATGGCTGAAATCTCAGGCGAAATGGTTACTGAAAAAGTTGTAAATATTACCGAAGTAGAACCTGAATATTTAGTTGGCGCAGACGTTAGCTGTTTAATGAATATTGCCGGTCGTTTAAGCCGTGAAGGTAAAAACGTAAAAGTTATGCATATTGCAGAAGTCTTAATGCAAGAATAAAAAGGGGAATTGCCAATGTCACATTTACAAACAAGTACACTCCCGTTTAAACAACGTGTTGAACAACAAGTACATAATGAAGTAATGCGTAAAGCGGTCGTGAAAGCACAAGAAACGATCGGTGCAAACCGCCAAAAAATGGTGGATGAGTTAGGTCATTGGGAAGAATGGCGTGATCTATCAAAACAATTCCGTAATCACGTACTTGCGAACCTAGATGCTTATTTATATCAATTAAGTGAGAAAGTAACGCAAAACGGCGGTAAAGTATTCTTCGCAGAAACAGCGGAAGAAGCAAGTGAGTATATCCGTAAAGTTGCGCTTGAGAAAAAAGCGAAGACTATCGTTAAATCAAAATCAATGGTAACCGAAGAAATCGGCTTAAACCACGTGTTAGAAGCGGAAGGCATGAAAGTGGTTGAAACCGACTTAGGTGAATATTTATTACAAATCGTAGGTGACAAACCTTCGCATATCGTGGTACCGGCGATCCACAAAGATCGTCACCGTATCCGTAAAGAATTACATGAAGTATTAGGTTACGAAGGTACCGAGCAACCAGAAGAAATGAATGCTTTCGTACGTAAAACGTTACGTAAAGACTTCTTAGAAGCAGATATCGGTATATCAGGTTGTAACTTTGCCGTACCGGAAACCGGCTCTGTGTGTTTAGTCACCAATGAAGGTAACTTACGTTTAGCGACAACCTTACCAAAAACGCATATTGCAGTAATGGGGATGGAGCGTTTAGCACCGACATTCAAAGAAGTAGACGTGCTGATGACGATGCTTTGCCGTAGTGCAGTAGGTGCAAAACTGACCGCATATAACACGTGGCTAACCGGTCCTCGTCTTGAAGGCGAAACGGATGGACCGGAAGATTTCCACCTTGTTATCGTAGATAACGGTCGTTCAAAAATCTTAGAAAGCGAATTCCAAGAAGTTTTACGCTGTATCCGTTGTGGTGCGTGTTTAAATACTTGTCCGGCTTACCGTCAAATCGGTGGTCACGGCTACGGTTCTATCTATCCGGGCCCAATCGGTGCAGTAATTTCACCATTATTAGGCGGATATGACGAATTCAAAGAGTTACCATACGCTTGTTCATTATGTACTGCGTGTAATAGTGTTTGTCCGGTGAAAATTCCTTTAGCACAATTAATTCTCAAACACCGTGAAAAAATTGCCGATGCAGGCTTAACACCACTTACTGAGCGCCTTTCAATTAAAGGTTTCACTTTTGCCAACTCCAATCCGGGTATTTGGAACATGGGTGTGAAAGTAGGTGCTAAAGTTGCTGCTAAATTTATTCGAAACGGTAAAGCACCGATTAATGTTGGCGCCTTAGCGGAATGGACCAAAGCACGTGATTTACCAAGTGCTGAAGGCGAAAGCTTCCGTGAATGGTTTGCAAATCGTAAATAATTTAACTTAAACCACTTAATAGAGAGAGCAACTAGGTATACAAGCGGTCATTTTTAGCCAAAAATTTGTAAAAAATATGGGAAATTCAACCGCTTGTTCTACCGGTAATAGCTAACGTGGTCAACACAGGACAAAGCAATGGACTTACAAAATCGTGAAAACTTTTTAAATAAATTGGCGCAACGTATGGGCAGAGAACGTAAACTCGTGCCGGATCAAATGGACGCACCGGTTAACGATCACCCAACCACACGTTTAACCCATCTTTCTCAGCAAGCACTTTGTGATGAATTCATGAATTTCGCTAAAGTGTTATTAGTGGATGTGGTTGAAACGAAAGAAGCGGACGTAGCACAAGCAGTATTAGACGTTTGTGAAAAATACGGAGGCGGAAGTATCGTATTAAATAATGATACACGCTTAGAAGCGTTAGGTGTTACTGAAGCAGTGAAAGCGAAATTTGATAGCTATGTATGGGATTTCACTAACCGTGAAGCCAATATTTCTCATGCAGAAAAAGCGAATATCGGTATCGTACACGGTGAATACGGTTTAGCGGAATCCGGTGGCATCGTGTTATTTGCCAGCAAAGATAATGGCCGTTCAACCAGCCTTTTACCTACAACTTCTATCGTGGTGGTACGTAAAAGTGCCGTGTTACCACGTGTAGCACAACTTGCACAGCTTCTACACCAAAAAGCGCAAGCCGGTGAACGTATGCCTTCTTGTGTAAATATTATTTCGGGTCCAAGTGCAACCGCTGATATTGAGTTAATTAAAGTGGTCGGCGTACACGGTCCGGTATCAAAAATCTATGTGGTCATTGATGACTTAGCATAAATAACAAGCGGTCTATTTCTGCAATTTTTTTGCAAAATTAGACCGCTTATTTTTCTTATCAATTTGTACAAATAGCTAGGACTTAATCTCTCGTGAGGCGACTCGTTCAAGTGTTTCAGGCTTAGTCCCCACTAGAAAGTCCCACAGCATTCCCAAGCGAGCAAAAAACTCTCTAATGCGTACTTTTATATGTCCTTCTGGATATTTTGCCGCAAAACACACCGCATCAATATGGTGATATTTCGCAATGAATAACGCCCTTTCACAATGGAATTGTTGAGTCACGATAACAAATGGCTCTAGCTTATAAACCTCTCGCGCTCTTACAATAGAATCTAACGTTCGATAACCGGCAAAGTCCTGCTTAATATTTTCTTTCTGAACGCCCATTCGGCGCAAATCATTTTGCATCACTTTCGGTTCATTATAATAAGGTGTTTTATTATCGCCGCTTACCAACAAATTCTTTACTTTGCCATGTTTTAGTAACGACATCGCCGCGTCTAAGCGATATTTATAATATAAATTAGGAGAGCCTTTAGAATAGTATTTCGATGTACCTAACACCACCGCATCATTGTATTCAGGTAATTTATCAATATCGGTATAAATACGATCTTTTACATAAAATCCTGTCGCCCCATCAATTACTAAGATAAATAATGTTAAAACCACACTTAACCAAGCCACATAAACAACACTCTTTGCGCAAATGCGCCCACACCTTCTATAAAAAGGCAACTTTACAGTTTCTTTTGTTTTATGTTGTTCCGTTAATTCCATTTTTTATACATTCAATAATGAGACTAATTCATACTTGTTTGAAAGCAGACCGATATTTCAAACAAATGTTCAAGTCACTAGCATAACCTAGCGAGTTAAAATTGCAAGTATAACCTCGCTCAGAACTCTAGACGTTTAGACGGCTAAAATTTCTTGACAAATCCATTGCCTATCGCTACCTTACACATATTAGAGACGTTTAGACGTCTAAATACAATAATGACAAGCGGTCGGATTTCTACCGTAATTTGCAAACCTTAGGAATATCAATGGCTCATAGCATTACTCTCTTTCAAGATTCGCCCTTAACTCTCGCACTTGGCGGTGAATTATCGCCTATCGAGGTCGCTTATCAAACTTATGGAAAGCTGAATACAGACAAAAGCAATGCCGTATTGCTTTGTCACGCTTTAACCGGTGATGCGGAGCCTTATAAAAATGTACCGGAACAAGGCTGGTGGCAAGATTTTATCGGTGCCGGTTTAGCCTTTGATACGGATCGTTATTTCTTTATCTGTTCAAACGTATTAGGCGGCTGTAAAGGGACGACAGGGCCTTCTTCTATCAACCCACAAACCAATAAACCTTACGGTAGCCTATTCCCGGTAATTACGGTACAAGATATCGTTCAAGTACAAAAAGCTTTGTTAGATGCGTTAGGTATTCCCCATTTGCATGCGGTTGTCGGCGGCTCATTCGGCGGAATGCAAGCAACACAATGGGGCATTACATATCCGGACTCGGTCGATAATATTATTAACCTTTGTTCTTCACTTACTTTCAGTGCGGAAGCGATTGGCTTTAATCATGTAATGCGCCAAGCAATTATTAATGATCCTAACTTTAACAACGGGGATTATTATGAAGGTTTACCACCGGATAACGGCTTGAAAATCGCACGAATGCTTGGGATGCTCACCTATCGTACCGATGTGCAACTTGCCCGAGCATTCGGACGAGAAACTAAACAACAAAGCGAAATTTGGGGCGACTACTTTCAAGTCGAATCTTATTTGAGTTATCAAGGGGTAAAATTTTTAGACCGCTTTGATGCCAATAGTTATTTACGTTTATTACGAGCGCTTGATTTGTATGATCCTGCCCTCGGTTATACGAATGAGCAAGAAGCGCTACAGCGCATTAAAGCGAAATATACGTTAGTCGGTGTCACCAGCGATCAGCTCTTTAAGCAGATCGACCTGCATAAAAGTAAGCAACGTCTTGAGAATGCCGGTGTACAAGTGGATTATCACGAATTCCACTCAAATTTTGGACACGATGCCTTTTTAGTGGATTATGCTTTCTTTGAACCGATGTTAAGAAAAGGATTAGCCGGCTAAAGCAGCCATTAACCAACCTTTCATTGCACCATTGCATAGAGGGATTTCTTTATCCCTCTTTAATTTCATACAACCCCTTCAGTCTCTTCCCCTACATTGCTTTAACTAAATATGCTTATTTTTTACATATTTAGTTGCCGATTTTTCGCTATTCCTTGATAATTTTAGCTATAATATCCACTATTTTTATTCTAAGAGAAACGATTATGGCTACCATTAAAGATGTTGCTAAATTAGCGGGTGTATCGACAACGACTGTCTCTCACGTAATTAATAAAACCCGTTTTGTAGCGGAAGATACCAGTAAAGCAGTTTGGGATGCTGTTCAACAGTTAAATTATTCTCCAAGTGCGGTTGCCCGCAGCTTAAAAGTGAATACCACTAAATCTATCGGTATGATTATCACCACCAGTGAAGCGCCTTATTTTGCTGAAATTGTGCTAGCGGTAGAAGATTACTGCTATCAACAAGGTTATTCGCTGTTCTTATGTAATACACAAAATGAGCCGGAAAAAATCCAAAACCATTTGGATATGTTAATCAAAAAACGTGTGGATGGCGTATTGGTTATGTGTTCGGAATATACCCGTGACTCGCTTGAGCTATTTAACGGCACCAATATCCCTATGGTAGTCATGGACTGGGGTAAAACTGATGAGAAAAGCGATGTTATTTTAGATAACAGCTTTGAAGGCGGTTATCTTGCGACTCGTCATTTAATTGAAAACGGTCATACCGAGATTGGTGTGATTGCAGGCCAACTCACAAAAACTACCGCTAAAGAGCGTTATGACGGTTTCGTAAAAGCAATGCAAGAAGCAAACTTACCAATTCGCCAAGAATGGGTGCTTGAAGGTGATTTCGAACCTGAAGGTGGCTTTGAGCAAATGAATAACTTGCTTCGTTTAGATAAATTGCCAACCGCAGTCTTCTGTTTTAGTGATACAATTGCACTTGGTGCAATCTCTGCGTTAAGCGAAAAAGGTTTAACCGTGCCACGGGATATGTCTATTATTGGCTATGATAATATTCATTCGTCACGTTTCTATTCGCCACCGTTAACAACGATTCACCAATCAAAATCTCGTTTAGGCGTAAAAGCATTAAACTTATTGTTGGAACGAATTAAGGCAGATAAATCACAATATCAACCACAAACTATCGAATTCCACCCGGAATTAGTTTTACGTCGTTCCGTTCGTAATTTAAATAAATAAAATCAATTAAAAAAAGGAGTTGTATGCATGGAATTTTTAATTAGCTTTTTCAGTAGCTACGGTTACTGGGCTGTATTTTTAGTTCTCCTTGCGTGCGGATTTGGCGTACCGATTCCGGAAGATATTACTTTAGTCTCCGGCGGTGTTATTTCAGGCTTAGGTTATACCAATGTACATTGGATGCTGGTTGTCAGTATGCTAGGCGTACTGGTTGGTGATAGTACGATGTATTGGTTAGGACGCATTTACGGTGAAAAAATTCGTCAATTTCCATTAATTCGTAATATCGTGACCGAAGAACGTTACCAAATGGTACAGGAACGTTTTGAAAAACAAGGCAATCGCCTGTTGTTTCTCGCTCGTTTCTTACCAGGGTTACGTGCCGTAGTTTATCTGGTATCAGGTATTACTCGTCGAGTAAGTTTTACTCGTTTTGTGCTGGTTGACTTCTGTGCGGCAATTATTTCAGTGCCGATTTGGGTTTACTTAGGCGATTACGGCGCACAAAATCTTGATTGGCTACACGAACAGATTAAAAATGGTCAACATATTATTTTTGCAGGCTTAGGCGTGATTGCAATCTATGTAGGTTGGAAGTGGCATAAAGGCCGTAAAAAGAAACAAGCTTAATTTGATTTAGAAAAGACCGCTTACAAGCGGTCTTTTTTTGCTTAGAATTTGCAAAAAGAAACCCCAAAGCAAAACTTTGGGGTTTGATTTAGTTTATTTACAAATTAAATATCTAACTGAGCATATAATGCATTGCTTTCGATAAAGTCACGACGAGGTTCAACTTCATCGCCCATTAGGGTACTAAACAATTTGTCTGCTGCAATTGCATCGGTGATATTTACTTGTAACATCTTACGTGCAACCGGATCCATTGTGGTTTCCCATAATTGTTCCGGATTCATCTCACCTAATCCTTTATAGCGTTGAATGGTTAAACCTTTACGTGATTCACGTACTAACCAATCTAACGCTTCGGCAAAACTGCTGATCTCTTGACGGCGTTCGCCACGCATTACATAAGCACTTGGTGATAATAAATCGTTTAACTCATTACCTAATGCGGTAATTTTGGCATATTCATTACTGCTGATAAAGTTAAAATCAAGACGATAAGTAGTATCCATACCATGAGTGGTTACTACAATTTCCGGCTCGTACACTTGGCGCTCGGTATTGAAGAACACTTCGCTACGGTAGAAGCTACCGCCGGTTTCTTTTTCCATTAATTTCGCCACAAATTGCTCATTCCAAGCGGTCACTTTTGCCTGATCTTTTGCAAATTCAGCCGAAAGTGCTGGGCTATAAATCAGTTCATTTAATAACGCAACCGGATAACGACGACTTAAACGCTCAAATAATTTTTGTACGCCGTTATATTGTGAAATGAGGCTTTCAAGTGCCACACCGCTTAACGCCGGCGCACCTTCGCTCACAAATAAGCCTGCACCTTCTAACGCAATATCGATTTCATATTGCGACATTTCATCGTTATCTTGAATATAACGCTCTTGCTTACCTTTTTTCACTTTATAAAGTGGCGGCTGAGCGATATAGATATAGCCATTCTCAATTAATTCCGGCATTTGGCGGTAGAAGAAGGTTAATAATAATGTACGAATATGCGCACCATCCACGTCCGCATCGGTCATGATAATGATTTTGTGATAACGTAATTTCTCAATATTGTAATCATCACGACCAATACCTGTACCTAACGCCGTAATCAAGGTTGCGACTTCTTGTGAAGAAAGCATTTTGTCAAAACGTGCTTTTTCAACGTTCAAGATTTTACCTTTTAACGGCAGAATCGCTTGGTTTTTACGATCACGACCTTGTTTTGCCGAACCACCCGCAGAGTCCCCCTCCACTAAGTAAAGTTCTGATAAGGCTGGGTCTTTTTCTTGGCAGTCCGCTAATTTACCTGGCAAACCGCCTAAATCTAACGCACCTTTACGACGTGTCATTTCACGCGCTTTACGCGCTGCTTCACGCGCACGCGCCGCATCAATAATTTTGGTTACGATATTTTTCGCATCGTCCGGATTTTCCGCTAAGTACTCCGCTAAAGCTTCATTCATTGAGCTTTCCACTGCACCACGCACTTCCGATGAAACTAATTTATCTTTAGTTTGTGATGAGAATTTCGGATCCGGTACTTTTACCGAAATTACCGCAACCAAGCCTTCACGAGCATCGTCACCTGACGCATCAATGTTCGCATCCGCTTTCTTCACCACACCGCTGTTATCCATATAGTTTTTTAACGCACGGGTTAATGCACCACGGAAACCGGCTAAGTGCGTACCGCCATCACGTTGCGGAATATTATTAGTAAAGCAGTAAACATTTTCGTTATAACTGTCGTTCCACTGTAATGACACTTCAACACCGATGCCGTCTTTCTCGGTTGAAAGATAAAACGGCGTGTTATGAATATGGGTTTTACCTTCGTTTAAATACTCAACGTACGCTTTAATACCGCCTTCATATTTGAAGTGTTCTTCTTTACCGTCACGCTCATCCACTAAACGGATTGACACGCCTGAGTTTAAGAAAGAAAGCTCACGCAAACGTTTTGACAGAATTTTATATTCGAATTCGGTTTTATTTTTGAAGATATCTAAGCTTGGCCAAAAACGCACCATAGTACCGGTTTTGTCGGTATCGCCAATGATCGTTAATGGCGCATCCGGCTCACCTAAGCTATAAAATTGCTCGTGAACATGGCCTTCACGGCGAATGGTTAGCTGCAATTTTGATGAAAGCGCATTTACCACCGATACGCCCACACCGTGTAAACCGCCCGATACTTTATATGAGTTATCGTCAAATTTACCGCCGGCGTGCAATACCGTCATAATTACTTCCGCTGCAGAGACACCTTCTTCCGGGTGAATACCGACTGGAATACCACGGCCGTCATCTTGTACAGAAACCGAATTATCTGAATGAATGGTTACAATAATATCTTTACAGTGTCCTGCTAACGCTTCATCGATCGCATTATCTACAACCTCAAACACCATATGGTGTAAACCTGTACCATCATCGGTATCACCGATATACATACCCGGACGTTTACGTACCGCATCTAAGCCTCGTAAGACTTTAATGCTCGAAGAATCATAACTATTTGTTTGATTTTGTTCAGACATTCGTTATTCCTATACTTTATGAAATGGGAAAAGGCTCTATTTCTTATCAAAAAATTTAAAGCCAAAAAATTGTGAAGATTATAGCAGAAAAATGCGGAAAAGTATTGAAAACAAGCGGTTAAAAAGCGGGAAAAATTTGTAAACCTAGCAAAAGAAAAAGTTCGCTTGATGAATATAAAAGCGGCGGAATTTTCTGGTAAAAAGATCCGAAAATTTAACCGCTTGTATAAGCTA encodes the following:
- a CDS encoding H-NS family histone-like protein, producing the protein MSDILKTLSNIRSLRVIARETSLEQLESLLEKVSIVVEEKRQAVRAQELEQAKFMEGLNKYKELLEKDGISAEELAVLLGSVSERKKREPRPPRPAKYKFIDENGNEKTWTGQGRTPSPIQKALNAGKSLEDFAI
- a CDS encoding L-lactate permease; translation: MALFLSIFPIVLLIYLMVKRNALPSYVALPWVAVVVLIIHLLFFATDITVISANIASAIMSVLTPITVIFGAILFNRFSEASGVTNTLRKWLGTINPNPVAQLMIIGWAFAFMIEGASGFGTPAAIAAPILVGLGFNPIKVAILALVMNSVPVSFGAVGTPTWFGFGSLNLAEAQILEIGSMTALIHAFAALVIPVIALSFIVSWKEIRQNIVFIYLSVFACVIPYFFLAQVNYEFPSLVGGAIGMFISIFLANKGVGLAKVENTLEGSVPLKEVAKALLPTGLLIGFLIVTRIQQLPFKAMMNDTTTWISTQLGSLGQFEISEGLIFSLKNIFGTTVSANYKLLYVPALIPFVITVLICIPLFALSGAKVKEVFSGSFKQTKNPFIALVGALIMVNLMLVGNDGSMVKIIGKSFAAATGEYWTIFASYLGAVGAFFSGSNTVSNLTFGSVQLSTAEITGLSTSLVLALQSVGGAMGNMVCINNIVAVNSVLNIQNQEGAIIKKTVVPMFIYGVIAAVVALTVIPLFFNV
- a CDS encoding (Fe-S)-binding protein, translating into MNVNFYVTCIADIVKAGVAKNSVLLLEKLGCNVIFLEKQGCCGQPAINSGYAKEAISGMKTLVETFEVNDYPIVAPAGSCVYAIKNYPEYFNRFGEAEWAKRAEKVAARFYDLTDFIVNVLKVENVGARLTGKAVYHPSCSLTRKLGVVNEPLTLLQNVKGLELLPIHNQQTCCGFGGTFSVKMAEISGEMVTEKVVNITEVEPEYLVGADVSCLMNIAGRLSREGKNVKVMHIAEVLMQE
- a CDS encoding LutB/LldF family L-lactate oxidation iron-sulfur protein, encoding MSHLQTSTLPFKQRVEQQVHNEVMRKAVVKAQETIGANRQKMVDELGHWEEWRDLSKQFRNHVLANLDAYLYQLSEKVTQNGGKVFFAETAEEASEYIRKVALEKKAKTIVKSKSMVTEEIGLNHVLEAEGMKVVETDLGEYLLQIVGDKPSHIVVPAIHKDRHRIRKELHEVLGYEGTEQPEEMNAFVRKTLRKDFLEADIGISGCNFAVPETGSVCLVTNEGNLRLATTLPKTHIAVMGMERLAPTFKEVDVLMTMLCRSAVGAKLTAYNTWLTGPRLEGETDGPEDFHLVIVDNGRSKILESEFQEVLRCIRCGACLNTCPAYRQIGGHGYGSIYPGPIGAVISPLLGGYDEFKELPYACSLCTACNSVCPVKIPLAQLILKHREKIADAGLTPLTERLSIKGFTFANSNPGIWNMGVKVGAKVAAKFIRNGKAPINVGALAEWTKARDLPSAEGESFREWFANRK
- a CDS encoding LutC/YkgG family protein; the protein is MDLQNRENFLNKLAQRMGRERKLVPDQMDAPVNDHPTTRLTHLSQQALCDEFMNFAKVLLVDVVETKEADVAQAVLDVCEKYGGGSIVLNNDTRLEALGVTEAVKAKFDSYVWDFTNREANISHAEKANIGIVHGEYGLAESGGIVLFASKDNGRSTSLLPTTSIVVVRKSAVLPRVAQLAQLLHQKAQAGERMPSCVNIISGPSATADIELIKVVGVHGPVSKIYVVIDDLA
- a CDS encoding SanA/YdcF family protein yields the protein MELTEQHKTKETVKLPFYRRCGRICAKSVVYVAWLSVVLTLFILVIDGATGFYVKDRIYTDIDKLPEYNDAVVLGTSKYYSKGSPNLYYKYRLDAAMSLLKHGKVKNLLVSGDNKTPYYNEPKVMQNDLRRMGVQKENIKQDFAGYRTLDSIVRAREVYKLEPFVIVTQQFHCERALFIAKYHHIDAVCFAAKYPEGHIKVRIREFFARLGMLWDFLVGTKPETLERVASREIKS
- the metX gene encoding homoserine O-acetyltransferase MetX — translated: MAHSITLFQDSPLTLALGGELSPIEVAYQTYGKLNTDKSNAVLLCHALTGDAEPYKNVPEQGWWQDFIGAGLAFDTDRYFFICSNVLGGCKGTTGPSSINPQTNKPYGSLFPVITVQDIVQVQKALLDALGIPHLHAVVGGSFGGMQATQWGITYPDSVDNIINLCSSLTFSAEAIGFNHVMRQAIINDPNFNNGDYYEGLPPDNGLKIARMLGMLTYRTDVQLARAFGRETKQQSEIWGDYFQVESYLSYQGVKFLDRFDANSYLRLLRALDLYDPALGYTNEQEALQRIKAKYTLVGVTSDQLFKQIDLHKSKQRLENAGVQVDYHEFHSNFGHDAFLVDYAFFEPMLRKGLAG
- the purR gene encoding HTH-type transcriptional repressor PurR encodes the protein MATIKDVAKLAGVSTTTVSHVINKTRFVAEDTSKAVWDAVQQLNYSPSAVARSLKVNTTKSIGMIITTSEAPYFAEIVLAVEDYCYQQGYSLFLCNTQNEPEKIQNHLDMLIKKRVDGVLVMCSEYTRDSLELFNGTNIPMVVMDWGKTDEKSDVILDNSFEGGYLATRHLIENGHTEIGVIAGQLTKTTAKERYDGFVKAMQEANLPIRQEWVLEGDFEPEGGFEQMNNLLRLDKLPTAVFCFSDTIALGAISALSEKGLTVPRDMSIIGYDNIHSSRFYSPPLTTIHQSKSRLGVKALNLLLERIKADKSQYQPQTIEFHPELVLRRSVRNLNK
- a CDS encoding DedA family protein; the encoded protein is MEFLISFFSSYGYWAVFLVLLACGFGVPIPEDITLVSGGVISGLGYTNVHWMLVVSMLGVLVGDSTMYWLGRIYGEKIRQFPLIRNIVTEERYQMVQERFEKQGNRLLFLARFLPGLRAVVYLVSGITRRVSFTRFVLVDFCAAIISVPIWVYLGDYGAQNLDWLHEQIKNGQHIIFAGLGVIAIYVGWKWHKGRKKKQA